One part of the Tunicatimonas pelagia genome encodes these proteins:
- a CDS encoding phosphotransferase enzyme family protein, with amino-acid sequence MKNQLDLPLGNILAAYFSDFSSISARPFGSGHINDTFLLTHLSGERYLLQRINHQVFKDVAGLMINIDQVTRQVQRALKKRDDTRFTTLRIISTLEGGLFHLDQSGNYWRIITFIPNSITYDLVTSTEQAFQAGYAFGYFQQLLSDMPGDTLQETIPKFHAMDYRFSNFDKAVEADLVHRVKQATPEIAFALARKQEMLDWQAVVSNPEFPRRVTHNDTKFNNVLLDQGSQRAVGVIDLDTVMPGVIGYDFGDAIRTIANTAEEDEADLSKISVNLDYYRVFAQGFLEESGQQLTELEKKSLHYAPNYMTFIMGLRMLTDYLQGDVYYKTNHSGHNLQRAKAQFELVAQLEKSASQTQQILTEVFFKLGN; translated from the coding sequence GTGAAGAACCAACTCGATCTTCCGTTAGGTAATATTTTAGCGGCATACTTTTCTGATTTTTCTTCAATTTCTGCCCGTCCCTTCGGTTCCGGTCATATCAACGATACGTTTTTACTCACCCACCTCTCGGGTGAGAGGTACTTATTGCAGCGCATTAATCATCAAGTGTTTAAGGATGTAGCGGGATTGATGATAAACATAGACCAAGTTACTCGCCAGGTGCAAAGAGCATTAAAAAAACGGGACGATACTCGTTTCACCACTTTGCGAATTATCTCCACGTTAGAGGGTGGCTTGTTTCATCTTGATCAGTCAGGCAACTACTGGCGAATAATTACCTTTATTCCCAATAGCATTACTTACGACCTGGTAACATCAACGGAGCAGGCTTTTCAGGCTGGATATGCCTTCGGCTACTTTCAACAACTGCTGAGCGATATGCCCGGCGATACATTGCAAGAAACAATTCCTAAGTTTCACGCAATGGACTATCGGTTCAGTAACTTTGATAAAGCTGTTGAAGCCGATTTGGTGCATCGGGTGAAGCAGGCTACGCCTGAGATTGCGTTTGCTTTAGCCCGAAAACAGGAAATGCTCGACTGGCAAGCAGTGGTGAGCAATCCTGAATTTCCCCGGCGGGTTACCCACAATGATACTAAATTCAATAATGTGTTGTTGGATCAGGGAAGTCAACGAGCGGTTGGCGTGATTGATCTGGATACGGTGATGCCGGGGGTAATTGGTTATGATTTCGGCGATGCTATACGAACAATTGCCAACACTGCTGAAGAAGATGAAGCCGACTTAAGTAAAATTTCGGTAAACCTCGATTATTATCGTGTATTTGCTCAAGGTTTTTTGGAGGAATCTGGACAGCAACTTACTGAACTCGAAAAGAAATCGTTGCATTATGCTCCCAACTACATGACTTTTATCATGGGATTACGGATGCTCACCGACTATCTGCAAGGGGATGTATATTATAAAACCAATCATTCGGGGCACAATCTTCAACGAGCAAAAGCACAATTTGAACTTGTGGCTCAGCTAGAAAAATCGGCAAGTCAGACTCAGCAAATTTTAACTGAAGTTTTTTTTAAGTTAGGTAATTAG
- the galE gene encoding UDP-glucose 4-epimerase GalE — MAKVLVTGGLGYIGSHTVVTLLQQNFEVVIVDDLSNSQASVLDRVEQISGQRPPFYQLNLCDESAVEQMFDKEPGIDSIIHFAASKAVGESVAKPLLYYKNNLLSLIHLLEQMNQRGITDFVFSSSCTVYGQPDKLPVTEQSPMKPAESPYGNTKQVGEQILQDACRAYPSLQVIALRYFNPVGAHESALIGELPTGVPNNLVPFITQTAAGLRPQLKVFGQDYDTPDGTAVRDYIHVVDLAEAHEIALRRLMNDKQKENFEFFNIGTGEGHSVLEVVKTFEKVNDLSLNYELADRRPGDVEQVYADTHYANTELGWKATRNLEEMLTSAWKWQKRISQ, encoded by the coding sequence ATGGCAAAAGTCTTAGTAACCGGTGGATTGGGGTACATCGGTTCTCACACGGTAGTAACTCTGCTACAACAAAATTTTGAGGTAGTCATCGTAGATGATCTGAGTAATTCTCAGGCAAGTGTGCTCGATCGGGTTGAGCAGATCAGCGGGCAACGACCTCCATTTTACCAACTAAATTTATGCGACGAAAGCGCGGTTGAACAAATGTTTGATAAAGAACCGGGCATTGATTCTATTATTCATTTTGCCGCCAGTAAAGCCGTAGGTGAATCAGTCGCGAAGCCTCTACTGTACTACAAAAATAACTTACTTTCGCTCATTCATCTACTAGAACAAATGAATCAGCGAGGCATAACGGACTTTGTGTTCTCTTCTTCCTGCACGGTCTATGGTCAACCGGATAAGTTACCAGTAACTGAGCAGTCACCCATGAAGCCAGCCGAGTCACCTTACGGAAATACCAAACAAGTAGGTGAGCAAATTTTACAGGATGCTTGTCGGGCGTACCCTTCCTTGCAAGTCATTGCACTCCGCTACTTTAATCCGGTAGGTGCCCACGAATCGGCGTTGATTGGCGAACTACCGACGGGAGTACCTAACAACTTAGTGCCCTTCATCACGCAGACAGCGGCTGGATTACGGCCTCAGCTAAAAGTTTTTGGTCAGGATTATGATACGCCGGATGGTACTGCCGTTCGCGACTACATCCATGTGGTTGATTTAGCCGAAGCTCACGAAATAGCATTACGCCGATTAATGAATGATAAGCAAAAGGAGAACTTTGAGTTTTTCAATATTGGCACCGGAGAGGGGCATAGCGTTTTAGAGGTGGTCAAAACTTTTGAAAAAGTAAATGATCTATCGCTTAATTATGAGCTAGCAGATCGTCGTCCCGGCGATGTAGAACAAGTATACGCCGATACCCACTACGCCAACACCGAACTTGGCTGGAAAGCCACCCGCAACCTAGAAGAAATGCTCACCTCCGCCTGGAAATGGCAAAAACGCATATCTCAATGA
- a CDS encoding aldo/keto reductase: protein MKKSDSPTPSLSRRNFLTVASAASAGLSSLGLQAAQAKSDQPKKTEVVQEWRNRQSDMAYRQLGRTGMMISEVVCGGDPVRFGNTRPVELAMDKGLNYLDMAPAYGNGECEEAYSQVIDSSSKREKVFITTKVSGFAAVRDQLYRDIYNELPTGKQEAIMKRAQEIRQDRAVDKPGYFLKYWSGQAESMDSAFLANAMIKDYAHRVEGSQAYRDKIMSSIEGSLKRTGFGYFDILMCPHGADCPEEVQIPEIYETFALLKKEGKARFLGVSTHNDPAGVLRAAAATGEYDTAMCAYNIINGGYLEDAIRQAHESGMGIIAMKAAMAVATHHKAIQPIPSWRIDKVERIVPGDMKAPMKAYVWALQNPHISAVISNLWDEQYVNENLSVAGKRVELQPG, encoded by the coding sequence ATGAAAAAGTCGGACTCCCCCACCCCATCATTATCCCGTCGTAACTTCCTAACCGTTGCCTCGGCTGCCTCCGCCGGACTATCGAGCCTTGGCTTACAAGCAGCGCAAGCTAAATCAGATCAGCCTAAAAAAACCGAAGTCGTGCAGGAATGGCGCAACCGTCAATCGGACATGGCGTACCGTCAACTGGGACGAACGGGCATGATGATCTCGGAAGTAGTTTGCGGGGGCGATCCGGTTCGGTTTGGCAATACGCGCCCCGTGGAGCTAGCAATGGACAAAGGACTGAACTATCTGGATATGGCACCCGCTTACGGTAATGGCGAATGTGAAGAAGCCTACAGTCAAGTGATTGACAGTTCATCTAAGCGAGAAAAAGTATTTATTACCACGAAGGTAAGTGGTTTTGCCGCCGTACGCGATCAGCTCTACCGGGATATTTATAATGAACTACCTACGGGCAAGCAGGAAGCAATTATGAAGCGGGCTCAAGAAATTCGCCAAGACCGGGCGGTTGATAAGCCGGGGTACTTTCTTAAATACTGGTCAGGGCAGGCCGAGTCAATGGACAGTGCTTTTCTGGCCAATGCAATGATAAAAGACTACGCCCATCGGGTAGAGGGCAGTCAGGCGTACCGCGATAAAATCATGTCTTCCATTGAAGGAAGTTTGAAGCGAACGGGCTTTGGTTACTTCGACATTCTGATGTGCCCCCACGGTGCCGACTGCCCCGAAGAAGTGCAGATACCGGAAATCTACGAAACCTTTGCCCTACTCAAGAAAGAAGGAAAAGCTCGCTTTTTAGGAGTCTCCACCCACAACGATCCGGCCGGAGTGCTTCGGGCAGCCGCTGCAACGGGTGAATACGATACAGCGATGTGCGCTTATAACATCATCAACGGTGGCTACCTAGAAGATGCTATTCGTCAGGCGCACGAAAGCGGCATGGGAATTATCGCTATGAAGGCGGCAATGGCAGTAGCTACGCACCATAAAGCAATTCAACCGATTCCTTCCTGGCGCATCGACAAAGTAGAACGCATTGTACCCGGTGATATGAAAGCCCCAATGAAAGCTTATGTCTGGGCCTTGCAAAATCCTCATATCTCCGCCGTCATCTCCAACCTCTGGGACGAACAGTACGTCAACGAAAACCTCTCTGTAGCCGGTAAGAGGGTGGAATTACAACCAGGCTAA
- a CDS encoding arylsulfatase produces the protein MNVRVLLVVGSVGLFFGCKSAPSAPETVVDSPNIIYILADDLGYGDVGAYGQQKIETPNIDALAAQGMKFTQHYSGSPVCAPSRCVLLTGKHTGNAYIRGNGEWRERGEVWDFVAMLEDSTLEGQRPLPADTPTLPKLLKQAGYATGMIGKWGLGAPHTKSIPTTMGFDYFYGYNCQRQAHTYYPVHLYENERRVYLRNDTVPPRARMPEGADPYNLASYADFTLTDYTPDLMFEKLMQFVNKQRAEPFFMYWATPIPHVPLQAPQRWVDYYVEKFGDEQPYLSERSYFPHRYPRAAYAAMVSYLDEQVGQLVSLLKELGEYENTLIIFTSDNGPSFNGGTDSPWFDSGGPFSSEKGRGKGSVYEGGIRVPMIASWPERIAAGSTTDHLSAFYDVLPTLAEVAGVDELPATDGVSFLPVLLSQDNQPKHDFLYWEFPQYGGQVAVRMDEWKFIQRELNSEEPTLELYNLSEDLAETNNVADSHPDVVQKAQSIINQAHTEPTLENFKIPTLEAGL, from the coding sequence ATGAATGTAAGAGTACTACTTGTTGTCGGGAGTGTAGGGCTTTTTTTTGGCTGTAAATCAGCACCCTCCGCCCCTGAGACCGTGGTTGATTCTCCCAATATCATCTATATTTTGGCTGACGATTTAGGGTACGGAGATGTAGGTGCTTACGGTCAACAGAAGATTGAAACTCCCAATATTGATGCCTTAGCTGCTCAAGGAATGAAATTTACGCAGCACTACTCCGGTTCACCGGTATGCGCTCCTTCTCGTTGCGTACTGCTTACCGGAAAACATACGGGGAATGCCTATATTCGGGGAAATGGTGAATGGAGGGAACGGGGCGAAGTGTGGGATTTTGTAGCGATGCTGGAAGACTCTACATTGGAAGGTCAACGGCCTTTACCCGCCGATACTCCCACCTTACCTAAACTGCTAAAACAAGCTGGGTACGCCACCGGAATGATTGGTAAGTGGGGGTTGGGTGCACCGCACACCAAATCTATACCTACCACCATGGGGTTTGATTACTTCTACGGTTACAACTGCCAACGGCAAGCCCATACGTACTATCCGGTGCACCTCTACGAAAATGAACGACGGGTGTATTTAAGAAACGATACCGTACCCCCCCGTGCCCGAATGCCCGAGGGGGCTGACCCTTACAACTTAGCGAGCTACGCGGACTTTACGCTAACTGACTACACTCCCGACCTAATGTTCGAAAAGCTGATGCAGTTTGTGAACAAGCAGCGGGCTGAACCTTTCTTTATGTACTGGGCTACTCCCATTCCGCATGTACCGCTTCAGGCTCCGCAGCGGTGGGTTGATTATTACGTAGAGAAATTTGGCGATGAACAGCCTTATCTATCCGAACGAAGTTATTTTCCCCATCGCTATCCTCGGGCGGCTTACGCGGCTATGGTCTCTTACCTAGACGAACAGGTGGGGCAGCTAGTCAGTCTGCTGAAAGAGTTGGGGGAATACGAAAATACACTGATTATCTTCACCTCAGATAACGGGCCATCTTTCAATGGAGGAACAGATTCGCCCTGGTTTGATAGTGGTGGGCCGTTTTCTAGTGAAAAGGGCAGGGGCAAAGGTTCCGTCTACGAAGGAGGAATCCGGGTTCCGATGATTGCCAGTTGGCCTGAGCGAATAGCAGCAGGTAGCACTACCGATCATCTTTCGGCTTTTTATGATGTATTACCCACCTTGGCGGAGGTAGCGGGAGTAGATGAACTGCCAGCTACCGACGGCGTTAGCTTTCTCCCCGTACTATTGAGTCAAGATAATCAGCCGAAGCACGACTTTCTATACTGGGAGTTTCCGCAGTACGGCGGTCAGGTTGCTGTGCGGATGGATGAATGGAAGTTTATTCAGCGTGAATTGAATAGTGAGGAGCCAACCTTAGAACTTTATAATTTATCCGAAGATTTAGCGGAAACCAATAATGTGGCCGACAGCCATCCGGATGTTGTGCAGAAAGCGCAATCAATTATTAACCAAGCGCATACTGAACCTACGCTAGAGAATTTTAAAATACCTACGTTAGAAGCTGGATTATAA
- a CDS encoding DUF6733 family protein: protein MKRIYTLFLLSLFTFSAFAQDEEDNFDMSVSLNSDLFFGFYPFFAGSYGSGSVDFTFYGILWSGGTGGGTGEEAWGNWTEVGVGVGFPVGDALYVSPQIGLLNGSLTSGTSTPVLAEGIVPNLTVGLDTDILEGELYAGYYVGFDHASSTSNFLHYWLSAGYKLNSFLSFGLHLEQLNFTGGNDSEDDAGFPFYVSLGPYVQFADPKGGAFARFITGGDLRSDEQVEESGNDISSFYKLSVGYSF from the coding sequence ATGAAAAGAATCTACACATTATTTTTATTGTCGCTTTTTACTTTCAGCGCGTTTGCCCAAGATGAAGAAGATAATTTTGATATGAGCGTATCGCTCAACTCTGACTTATTTTTTGGATTCTACCCATTTTTCGCGGGATCCTACGGTAGTGGATCAGTGGATTTTACGTTTTACGGTATCTTATGGTCAGGCGGAACCGGCGGTGGAACTGGAGAGGAGGCTTGGGGAAACTGGACCGAAGTAGGTGTCGGAGTAGGATTTCCGGTAGGTGATGCTTTGTACGTGAGCCCCCAAATCGGCTTACTCAATGGTAGCCTGACCTCGGGCACAAGCACCCCTGTATTAGCCGAAGGTATTGTACCCAACCTAACCGTAGGTTTAGATACCGACATATTAGAAGGTGAGCTATACGCTGGCTACTACGTGGGATTTGATCATGCTAGCTCTACGAGCAATTTCTTGCACTACTGGTTAAGTGCTGGCTACAAACTAAATTCATTTTTATCCTTTGGTTTGCATCTTGAGCAACTCAACTTCACTGGTGGCAACGATTCAGAAGACGATGCTGGATTTCCTTTTTATGTCTCGCTGGGTCCCTACGTTCAATTTGCCGACCCCAAAGGTGGTGCCTTTGCTCGCTTTATTACTGGAGGTGATCTGCGATCGGATGAACAGGTTGAAGAAAGTGGAAACGATATCTCTTCCTTCTATAAACTGTCGGTAGGCTACAGCTTCTAA
- the proC gene encoding pyrroline-5-carboxylate reductase: MKGRIAILGGGNLGKAIAIGLASTEQYEANHILVTKRRMHGVEDLQKLGIQTTSDNREAVKESELILLCVQPKQLEYLLIEIRDVLDPKQHVLVSTITGVSISDIARLTLEDFPIIRAMPNTAIAIRESMTCLAAQNTSDDLLKQVQAIFDVMGATLVIDEEMMAAATVLGASGIAFCLRYIRAAAQGGIQMGFHAEEAQKIAVQVCRGAASLILQNEQHPETEIDKVTTPQGCTIAGLNEMEHNGLSSAVIKGIMTSHRRIGNITD; the protein is encoded by the coding sequence ATGAAGGGTAGAATCGCTATACTCGGAGGAGGAAACTTAGGAAAAGCCATTGCTATCGGTTTGGCCAGCACCGAGCAGTACGAAGCTAATCATATTTTGGTAACCAAACGCCGAATGCACGGAGTAGAAGACCTGCAAAAGCTAGGTATACAAACTACCAGTGATAACCGGGAAGCAGTGAAAGAATCTGAGCTGATTTTACTCTGTGTCCAGCCTAAGCAACTGGAGTACTTACTCATTGAAATTCGCGATGTGCTAGATCCCAAACAGCACGTATTGGTATCAACCATTACCGGAGTGAGCATTAGCGATATTGCTCGGCTAACACTGGAGGATTTTCCCATTATTCGGGCGATGCCCAACACCGCTATTGCCATCCGGGAATCGATGACTTGTTTAGCGGCGCAGAATACATCGGATGATTTGCTAAAGCAGGTACAGGCTATCTTTGATGTGATGGGTGCCACGCTGGTCATTGACGAAGAAATGATGGCGGCGGCTACTGTGCTGGGAGCCAGTGGTATTGCCTTTTGCCTGCGCTACATTCGGGCGGCGGCTCAGGGAGGTATCCAGATGGGGTTTCATGCCGAAGAAGCTCAAAAGATTGCCGTGCAGGTGTGCCGAGGAGCCGCTTCCCTCATTCTACAAAACGAGCAGCATCCTGAAACCGAAATTGACAAAGTAACCACTCCCCAGGGCTGCACCATTGCCGGACTCAACGAAATGGAGCACAACGGACTTAGCTCGGCGGTCATCAAAGGCATCATGACTTCCCATCGCCGGATCGGGAATATTACGGATTGA
- a CDS encoding FAD-dependent oxidoreductase, with the protein MNNTQPKILRFSALLLLTALFYCGSINHKPTAKNYQADIIIYGGTSGGIAAAIQASRMDKSVVLIEPSRRLGGLTTGGLGQTDIGNKQAIGGISREFYQNIRAYYNDTENWKWQERTEYLDGGQTRTKEGEDAMWTFEPSAALQVYQQMLTDAGIEVVMNERLDRESGVTKRGEQIVQITTESGTTYAGKMFIDATYEGDLMAAAGVDYFVGREANERYGETYNGVQLLDGHQFPDGVDPYVVPGDSSSGLVWGISPASLDEKGTGDTLVQAYNFRICLTNVDENKVAITRPNNYDSLRYELLARLFGAQPNMRAINQYFIWSRMPNAKTDINNRGGFSTDMINWSHRYPEASYEERVEIIEAHQDYTQGLLYFYTSDPRVPTELQEEVQRWGYPKDEYTDDSNWSPQLYVREARRLIGEHVMTQAHCQGKETVDDPVGMAAYTMDSHNCQRIVVNGQVKNEGNVEVGGFPPYPIAYRSILPKQEQANNLLVPVCLSASHIAFGSIRMEPVFMVLGQSAATAAAMAIDSSQGLHQLQYSQLRERLLADKQVLENINQK; encoded by the coding sequence ATGAACAATACACAACCTAAGATTCTGCGTTTTTCTGCCTTATTGCTATTAACTGCTCTTTTCTATTGTGGATCAATAAACCATAAACCTACCGCAAAGAATTATCAGGCCGATATTATTATCTACGGCGGTACTTCCGGAGGCATCGCTGCCGCCATTCAAGCCTCCCGGATGGATAAATCGGTGGTACTGATTGAACCTTCCCGCCGCCTGGGTGGACTAACTACCGGCGGACTAGGACAGACCGATATTGGTAACAAACAGGCCATCGGGGGTATCTCCCGGGAGTTTTACCAAAATATTAGAGCCTATTACAACGATACTGAAAACTGGAAGTGGCAGGAAAGAACGGAGTACCTGGATGGTGGGCAAACCCGCACTAAGGAGGGCGAAGATGCCATGTGGACCTTCGAGCCTTCGGCTGCTCTTCAGGTTTATCAGCAGATGCTAACCGATGCCGGTATTGAAGTGGTGATGAATGAGCGATTAGACCGAGAAAGTGGTGTTACCAAGCGGGGCGAACAGATTGTACAGATCACAACCGAAAGTGGTACCACGTACGCAGGAAAAATGTTTATTGATGCTACCTACGAAGGCGACTTGATGGCTGCTGCTGGGGTAGACTACTTTGTTGGGCGCGAAGCAAACGAGCGTTACGGCGAAACTTACAATGGAGTGCAATTGCTAGACGGTCACCAGTTTCCAGACGGTGTTGACCCGTATGTAGTTCCGGGTGATTCGAGTAGCGGCTTAGTTTGGGGCATTAGCCCGGCTAGTTTAGATGAAAAAGGTACTGGCGATACGCTGGTACAAGCCTACAACTTTCGTATTTGTCTAACCAATGTGGATGAAAACAAAGTAGCCATTACTCGCCCAAATAACTACGACTCTTTGCGCTACGAGCTACTAGCCCGATTATTTGGAGCTCAGCCTAACATGCGAGCAATTAACCAGTACTTTATCTGGAGTCGAATGCCCAACGCTAAAACGGACATCAATAACCGGGGCGGTTTCTCTACCGATATGATTAACTGGAGCCACCGCTATCCTGAAGCCAGTTATGAGGAGCGGGTTGAGATTATTGAGGCCCACCAAGATTACACGCAAGGATTACTATACTTTTACACCAGCGACCCGCGCGTACCCACTGAATTACAAGAAGAAGTACAGCGATGGGGTTACCCAAAAGATGAGTATACTGACGATAGCAACTGGTCGCCTCAACTTTACGTGCGCGAAGCCCGACGGTTAATCGGTGAGCATGTGATGACTCAGGCTCATTGCCAAGGAAAAGAAACGGTAGATGATCCGGTTGGTATGGCGGCTTACACCATGGATTCTCATAACTGCCAACGCATAGTAGTAAATGGGCAAGTGAAAAATGAGGGTAATGTTGAGGTAGGTGGATTCCCCCCCTACCCCATCGCGTATCGGTCTATTTTGCCCAAGCAGGAGCAGGCAAATAATCTGCTGGTACCAGTCTGTTTATCGGCCAGCCACATTGCTTTCGGTTCTATTCGGATGGAACCAGTTTTTATGGTACTGGGACAATCGGCAGCCACGGCA
- a CDS encoding nucleotidyltransferase family protein: MNDISLLILAAGLGSRYGSLKQMDQFGPSGESIIDYSVYDAMRAGFTKVVFVIRSSMEQQFKEAFLKRFPSDIEVKYVFQELDHLPAGHTVSPEREKPWGTGHAVWTAADQIDEPFAVINADDFYGRESLQRMAEFLKNPPENSHCLLGYKLENTLSDYGYVSRGICAVQGDSLQSITERTHIERRDDGQIIFRSDKGEEVPLSGKETASMNLMGFTPDVFSVFERCFVDFLKENSQHPKQEFYLPSVVNEIINSKIAEVKVVPTPDSWFGVTYPDDKQVARQTLQNLVAEGVYPPNLWAK; the protein is encoded by the coding sequence ATGAATGATATTTCGTTGCTAATACTTGCCGCTGGGTTAGGCAGTCGCTACGGTAGCCTTAAACAAATGGATCAGTTTGGACCTTCGGGGGAGTCTATCATCGATTACTCAGTATACGATGCCATGCGGGCAGGTTTCACTAAAGTAGTATTCGTCATTCGCTCTTCCATGGAGCAGCAATTTAAGGAGGCCTTTCTGAAGCGATTTCCGTCGGATATTGAAGTGAAATACGTCTTTCAGGAATTAGATCATTTGCCCGCTGGCCACACTGTTTCGCCGGAGCGAGAGAAACCTTGGGGAACCGGACACGCTGTCTGGACAGCCGCCGATCAAATTGATGAGCCGTTTGCGGTGATCAACGCCGATGATTTTTACGGTAGGGAATCGCTACAGCGAATGGCTGAATTTTTGAAAAATCCTCCCGAAAATAGCCACTGCCTATTGGGCTACAAACTAGAAAACACCTTGTCTGATTACGGCTATGTTTCTCGGGGTATCTGCGCGGTGCAGGGCGATTCCCTTCAGAGCATTACCGAACGAACACACATTGAACGCCGGGACGATGGACAGATTATTTTCCGATCGGATAAAGGGGAAGAAGTCCCCTTGAGTGGAAAGGAAACAGCTTCCATGAACCTGATGGGCTTCACGCCCGATGTTTTTTCCGTATTTGAACGCTGCTTCGTAGATTTCCTAAAGGAAAACTCTCAGCACCCAAAGCAAGAGTTTTATTTACCTTCGGTCGTAAACGAAATTATCAATAGTAAGATTGCCGAGGTTAAAGTGGTGCCTACTCCCGATAGTTGGTTTGGGGTTACGTATCCGGACGATAAGCAGGTAGCTCGGCAAACCCTCCAGAATTTGGTGGCTGAAGGAGTTTATCCTCCTAACCTCTGGGCAAAGTGA
- a CDS encoding aminotransferase class V-fold PLP-dependent enzyme → MENSRRSFLQQFGTLSVSPLAFSSLSTSEWNQLLAYLSNQKQRSNQDIARDEAYWQEVAKAYRVSDDFINLENGYYSLAAWPVLEAQWQHIQRVNETPSYYMRTHQWDDRLKVRQALADFAGCSVDEMVICRNTTEALDTVILGLDLAPGDEAIMTNQDYGSMLAAFNQRARRDKIVNRVISLPLHPKNDQEIVTAFEQAITPRTKVMLVTHLINITGQVLPVRKICDMAHSHGVEVICDSAHALGQLDFKIRDLDCDYWGTSLHKWVGAPLGNGMLFVKKEKIAKVWPLLGDDTYPNDDIRKFEHHGTLPVTGQLSILDALKFQDTIGVHRKQARLRYLKQYWTEKLKDTPRIIINTPWEEERSSGITNVGVVSLSPDELAEQLMDDYNIFTVAINNEAVRGIRVTPHLYTSLDELDQLVTSLKEIANA, encoded by the coding sequence ATGGAAAATAGTCGTCGCTCTTTTTTACAACAGTTTGGTACTTTAAGTGTCTCACCGCTGGCATTCAGCTCACTTTCTACCTCAGAATGGAATCAGCTCCTCGCCTACCTCAGTAATCAAAAGCAACGATCTAACCAAGATATTGCCCGCGATGAAGCTTACTGGCAGGAAGTAGCTAAAGCCTATCGGGTTTCTGATGACTTTATCAATCTGGAAAATGGGTACTACAGCCTAGCCGCTTGGCCAGTGCTGGAGGCTCAGTGGCAGCACATTCAACGGGTGAACGAGACTCCCTCCTACTACATGCGAACCCATCAGTGGGATGATCGCCTCAAAGTGCGGCAAGCTCTCGCTGATTTTGCGGGTTGCTCCGTTGATGAGATGGTGATTTGCCGAAACACTACTGAAGCCCTAGACACGGTAATTCTGGGATTGGATCTCGCTCCGGGCGACGAGGCGATTATGACCAACCAGGACTACGGCAGTATGCTGGCGGCTTTTAACCAGCGAGCACGACGAGATAAAATTGTGAACCGGGTGATTTCTCTGCCACTACACCCAAAAAATGACCAAGAAATTGTAACTGCTTTTGAACAGGCGATCACTCCGCGAACTAAGGTAATGCTGGTGACGCATTTGATTAATATCACCGGACAAGTACTTCCGGTACGCAAGATTTGCGATATGGCCCACTCCCACGGAGTGGAAGTCATCTGCGACTCGGCGCACGCGCTGGGGCAACTGGATTTCAAAATTCGTGATCTGGATTGCGATTACTGGGGAACTAGCCTGCACAAGTGGGTAGGTGCCCCGCTAGGGAACGGAATGCTGTTTGTGAAAAAAGAGAAAATCGCCAAAGTATGGCCACTGCTGGGTGATGACACGTATCCCAACGACGATATCCGTAAGTTTGAGCATCACGGCACCCTACCCGTCACCGGACAACTCTCGATTTTGGATGCACTCAAGTTTCAGGATACAATTGGAGTCCACCGTAAGCAAGCCCGGCTTCGCTACCTTAAGCAGTACTGGACGGAAAAATTGAAAGATACGCCCAGGATAATTATCAACACCCCCTGGGAAGAAGAACGCTCCAGCGGGATTACCAATGTGGGCGTTGTTTCGCTGAGTCCTGACGAATTGGCTGAACAATTGATGGATGACTACAACATCTTTACAGTAGCAATCAACAACGAAGCGGTGCGGGGCATTCGGGTAACTCCTCACCTGTACACTTCACTAGATGAGCTAGATCAGTTGGTCACCTCCCTAAAAGAAATAGCAAATGCGTAG